Proteins found in one Solitalea lacus genomic segment:
- a CDS encoding DUF1572 family protein, translating into MKTIGQVYIENVKKLFNSQKELADKTFAQLTDNELHFTPDENTNSIAIQIQHISGNMKSRFTDFFISDGEKPNRNRDEEFQERQLTRSELLATWESSWTTLMNLLNTLKDEDLLKTVYIRSEPHSALDAINRQVNHYAYHVGQIVQLGKLIKKDKWSSLSIPLNQSQAFNDSFMKK; encoded by the coding sequence ATGAAAACAATCGGACAGGTTTACATTGAAAATGTTAAGAAGCTTTTCAATTCACAAAAAGAACTTGCAGACAAAACATTTGCACAACTAACTGACAATGAATTGCATTTTACCCCCGATGAAAATACCAACAGCATAGCCATTCAAATTCAGCATATAAGCGGCAATATGAAATCCCGATTTACTGATTTTTTTATTTCTGACGGAGAAAAACCTAATCGTAATCGTGATGAAGAGTTTCAAGAGCGACAATTAACGAGAAGTGAATTACTAGCAACCTGGGAAAGTAGCTGGACTACTCTGATGAATTTGCTAAATACTCTTAAAGACGAGGACTTGCTTAAAACCGTATATATACGTTCAGAGCCTCACTCCGCTTTGGATGCCATCAATCGGCAGGTTAATCATTATGCGTATCATGTTGGCCAAATTGTTCAATTGGGCAAGCTCATTAAAAAAGACAAATGGAGTTCTTTAAGTATCCCACTGAATCAATCACAGGCTTTTAACGATTCCTTTATGAAAAAATAA
- a CDS encoding AMP-dependent synthetase/ligase: MKTIVDLFEESVNKYTNNPFLWEKQSGDYQALTYGQACEQVHLLGAGLMAMGVQKNDKIAFLSEGRNAWIIGELGVLHAGAINVPLSVKLEESNDLIFRIQHSDAKYIMVSARNLPKIRAIIDKLTAIEKVILFDDVSNYQSKEVHISTVTEAGRTFLANNKADFELRYKSIEGDDFANISYTSGTTADPKGIILSHRNYTANVEQALSLMDIPSNWKTLIILPLDHCFAHVAGFYSFMASGASVATVDPGKNAMDTLKNIPINMKEVKPNLLLSVPALAKNFKKNIETAIKQKGGLTEKLFNHALETAYKYNREGFNKGQGVNPFYKVLLSFYDKVIFSKVREAFGGQLNFFIGGGALLDIDLQRFFYAIGVPMFQGYGLSEATPIISSNALKKHKLGSSGYLVQPMELKICDEQGNALPVGQKGEIVIKGENVMIGYWKNEVATADTIKDGWLHTGDLGYMDEDGFLYVLGRFKSLLIGGDGEKYSPEGIEESLVQNSKFIDQVMLHNNQDAYTTALLVPNKESIKSYLKQKGIEWESIEGKKEAVKILQSELNEYKGAGRFSGMFPERWLPATFAVLPEGFTEQNHFLNSTMKMVRGKIAEHYHDRIEMLYTPEGKNVLHNENLSSLN, encoded by the coding sequence ATGAAAACAATAGTTGATCTGTTTGAAGAGAGTGTAAATAAATATACTAATAATCCGTTTTTGTGGGAAAAGCAAAGCGGAGATTACCAAGCCTTAACCTATGGGCAAGCCTGTGAACAGGTGCATCTTCTTGGTGCCGGATTGATGGCAATGGGAGTGCAAAAAAATGATAAAATTGCATTTCTATCAGAAGGTCGCAATGCCTGGATAATTGGTGAGCTTGGTGTTTTACATGCAGGGGCTATAAATGTTCCTCTTTCTGTAAAGCTTGAAGAAAGCAATGATCTTATTTTCCGTATTCAACATTCTGATGCTAAATATATAATGGTTTCAGCGCGAAATCTGCCTAAAATTCGTGCAATTATTGATAAGCTAACTGCTATTGAAAAGGTTATTCTTTTTGATGATGTAAGCAATTATCAATCAAAAGAAGTTCACATTTCTACTGTAACGGAAGCTGGAAGAACTTTTTTGGCTAATAATAAGGCTGATTTTGAGTTGCGTTACAAATCGATTGAGGGGGATGATTTTGCTAATATCAGTTATACTTCAGGTACAACTGCAGATCCTAAAGGTATTATCCTTTCGCACCGCAATTACACTGCAAATGTTGAGCAAGCCCTAAGTCTGATGGATATTCCATCAAACTGGAAAACATTAATCATTTTGCCACTTGATCATTGCTTTGCCCACGTCGCCGGCTTTTACAGTTTTATGGCTTCTGGAGCTAGTGTTGCTACCGTTGATCCGGGTAAGAATGCAATGGATACCTTGAAGAATATTCCTATTAACATGAAAGAGGTTAAGCCTAATCTGTTATTGAGTGTGCCGGCATTGGCTAAAAACTTTAAAAAGAATATTGAAACCGCCATAAAGCAAAAAGGAGGATTAACTGAAAAATTATTTAACCATGCATTAGAAACTGCATATAAGTACAATCGTGAAGGATTTAATAAAGGACAAGGGGTAAATCCTTTTTATAAAGTTCTGCTTTCGTTTTATGATAAAGTCATTTTCTCAAAAGTAAGAGAGGCTTTCGGTGGCCAGTTAAATTTCTTTATTGGTGGTGGCGCTTTGCTTGATATTGATTTGCAGCGCTTTTTCTATGCCATAGGCGTACCAATGTTTCAGGGCTATGGTTTGTCGGAAGCTACTCCAATTATTTCGTCAAACGCGCTTAAAAAGCACAAACTGGGCTCGTCAGGTTATTTGGTACAGCCAATGGAGTTGAAAATCTGCGATGAGCAGGGTAACGCCCTTCCCGTTGGGCAAAAAGGAGAAATAGTGATTAAAGGCGAAAACGTGATGATTGGCTACTGGAAGAATGAAGTTGCCACAGCAGATACAATTAAAGATGGATGGCTTCATACCGGTGATTTGGGCTATATGGATGAGGATGGTTTTCTGTATGTTTTAGGTCGCTTTAAAAGTCTGCTTATTGGTGGCGACGGTGAGAAATACAGTCCAGAAGGAATTGAGGAGTCATTGGTGCAGAACTCTAAATTTATCGATCAGGTGATGCTGCATAATAACCAGGATGCTTATACTACTGCATTATTGGTTCCTAATAAAGAGTCGATAAAGTCATATTTAAAACAAAAGGGTATTGAATGGGAGTCAATTGAGGGTAAAAAAGAGGCAGTTAAAATTTTACAGTCAGAACTTAATGAGTATAAAGGTGCCGGAAGATTCTCCGGAATGTTCCCGGAGCGCTGGTTACCTGCAACTTTTGCTGTTTTACCAGAAGGCTTTACCGAGCAAAATCATTTCTTGAATAGCACTATGAAAATGGTGCGGGGTAAGATTGCCGAACATTATCATGATCGCATTGAAATGCTTTATACGCCGGAAGGGAAAAATGTATTGCACAATGAGAATTTAAGTTCATTGAACTAA
- a CDS encoding 2'-5' RNA ligase family protein, giving the protein MGLYLTAILPPDIIAEEINEFKKIFATQYNSVYSLKVLPHITLIPPMKLSDQIESLASAALEQFAERQNTFSIELNGFGYFSGRHSDVVYVKPEPNVQLLAFQKELTNMLRSADFEINLPSSNFNAHLTVANRDLDKKERKKAWQEFENRSYARTFEVREFHLLKHDGHKWQRFKAFKF; this is encoded by the coding sequence ATGGGCCTATATTTAACTGCCATATTACCGCCTGATATTATTGCTGAAGAAATCAATGAGTTCAAAAAGATATTTGCTACTCAGTACAACTCTGTTTATAGTTTAAAAGTATTGCCACATATTACACTTATTCCTCCAATGAAATTAAGCGATCAAATAGAAAGTTTAGCATCAGCCGCATTGGAACAATTTGCTGAAAGACAAAACACTTTCTCAATTGAGCTCAACGGATTTGGTTATTTCTCAGGAAGACATAGTGATGTTGTTTATGTAAAACCTGAACCAAATGTTCAGTTATTAGCTTTTCAAAAAGAATTGACAAACATGCTTAGATCTGCAGACTTCGAAATTAATTTACCTTCTTCCAATTTCAATGCTCACCTTACAGTTGCCAATCGTGATTTAGATAAAAAAGAGAGAAAGAAAGCATGGCAAGAGTTTGAAAACAGATCTTATGCAAGGACTTTTGAGGTAAGGGAGTTTCACTTGCTGAAACATGATGGGCACAAATGGCAAAGATTTAAAGCCTTTAAGTTCTGA
- a CDS encoding outer membrane beta-barrel protein produces the protein MKKLSTLFILLLAVTVTVKAQTQKGNFLIGAQLANIGGIFQSDNDVFNFGITPMVGFFIQDNLAVGPNVNFSYTHSSGDNYFRYGVGAFGRKYFEDPSIEFSKRSTWFLEANAGFQGENLAGSNTNGLGLGFGPGLAYFLTPNIGLEGLLKYNLTIGFGSSTTTNAVNLNVGFQIYLHKEKAKKIIEEEKKGQ, from the coding sequence ATGAAAAAGCTCTCTACTCTCTTTATTTTGCTATTGGCAGTTACGGTAACTGTTAAAGCTCAAACCCAAAAAGGCAACTTCCTCATAGGGGCACAATTGGCCAATATAGGAGGTATTTTTCAAAGCGATAATGATGTCTTTAATTTTGGAATTACACCAATGGTAGGATTCTTTATCCAAGATAACTTGGCTGTTGGTCCAAATGTTAACTTTAGCTATACACATTCAAGTGGCGACAACTACTTTAGGTATGGCGTGGGAGCATTTGGTCGTAAGTATTTTGAGGATCCAAGTATTGAATTTTCTAAAAGAAGTACATGGTTCTTAGAGGCCAATGCAGGCTTCCAGGGCGAGAATTTGGCTGGAAGTAATACTAATGGATTAGGACTTGGTTTTGGGCCTGGATTAGCCTATTTCCTTACTCCAAATATAGGGCTGGAGGGTTTGTTAAAGTACAATCTTACAATTGGATTTGGTAGTTCAACAACTACTAATGCAGTAAATCTTAATGTAGGGTTCCAAATTTATCTACATAAAGAAAAGGCAAAAAAAATCATTGAAGAAGAGAAAAAAGGTCAGTAG
- the carB gene encoding carbamoyl-phosphate synthase large subunit gives MPRNESIKSVLIIGSGPIIIGQACEFDYSGSQAALSLKEEGIEVSIINSNPATIMTDKVIADHVYLLPLNCESIEQILQERKIDAVLPTMGGQTALNLAKESEERGIWAKYGVKVIGVDVAAIEKTENREEFRQLMIDIGVGVAPSKIANSFLEGKEAAQEIGFPLVIRPSYTLGGSGGGFVHRKEEFDAALNRGLQASPTHEVLVEKAVLGWKEYELELLRDNNDNVIIICSIENFDPMGIHTGDSITVAPAMTLSDRCYQEMRNQAIKMMRAIGNFAGGCNVQFSVNPDDESIIAIEINPRVSRSSALASKATGYPIAKIAAKLAIGYNLDEIENQITKTTSAYFEPTLDYVIVKIPRWNFQKFKGANKELGLQMKSVGEVMGIGRSFNEALQKACQSLEISRNGLGADGKQLKDLDKIMQSLERPSWDRLFHVKDALALGVPVSSVQKATKIDRWFLMQIQELVHLELEVKRYSLANIPKDLLINAKQKGYSDLQLAYLLGVEEDDIYYKRKELGINRVYKMVDTCAAEFPAQTPYYYSTYEGENESIPSDKKKIIVLGSGPNRIGQGIEFDYSCVHGLLAAKEAGYESIMVNCNPETVSTDFNMADKLYFEPVFWEHVREIIDLEKPEGVIVQLGGQTALKMAELLHKNNIKIIGTSFPDMDVAEDRGRFSDLLKDLDIPYPKYGVAHSADEAIKVANEVGYPVLVRPSYVLGGQGMEIVINDEELERAVVKLLRHMPDNKILIDHFLDRAEESESDSICDGDDVHIVGLMEHIEPAGIHSGDSSAVLPPFSLSENVKSKMVEYTVKLAKALNVRGLLNIQFAVKDENVYVIEANPRASRTVPFIAKAYDVPYINIAAKVMLGANKLKDFTIKEKLNGYAIKEPVFSFDKFPEVNKELGPEMKSTGEAIRFIKDLEDPYFRHLYKEKSMYLSK, from the coding sequence ATGCCAAGAAACGAAAGTATTAAATCTGTCCTCATCATCGGTTCTGGTCCAATCATTATCGGCCAGGCATGCGAATTCGATTATTCAGGCTCCCAAGCAGCATTATCATTAAAAGAAGAAGGTATTGAAGTTTCGATCATAAATTCGAATCCTGCTACCATCATGACTGATAAGGTAATTGCTGATCATGTGTACCTGTTACCGCTTAATTGTGAAAGTATTGAACAAATTTTACAAGAGCGTAAAATTGATGCCGTGTTGCCAACCATGGGAGGCCAAACGGCTCTGAATCTTGCCAAAGAATCAGAAGAGCGTGGAATATGGGCAAAGTATGGTGTTAAAGTTATCGGGGTGGATGTTGCCGCGATTGAAAAGACTGAAAACCGTGAAGAGTTCCGTCAATTAATGATTGATATTGGAGTGGGTGTTGCCCCTTCAAAAATTGCTAACTCCTTCCTTGAGGGTAAAGAGGCGGCTCAAGAAATTGGGTTCCCATTAGTAATTCGCCCATCATATACCCTTGGCGGATCAGGTGGAGGTTTTGTTCACAGAAAAGAAGAGTTTGATGCGGCCTTAAACCGTGGTTTGCAAGCTTCGCCTACACACGAAGTGTTAGTGGAGAAAGCGGTTTTAGGTTGGAAGGAATATGAGTTAGAGTTACTTCGTGATAACAATGATAATGTGATTATCATTTGTTCTATCGAAAACTTCGACCCAATGGGTATCCATACCGGCGACTCAATTACGGTTGCTCCTGCGATGACCCTTTCTGATCGTTGTTACCAAGAAATGCGTAATCAAGCGATCAAAATGATGCGCGCTATCGGAAACTTTGCCGGAGGATGTAACGTGCAGTTTTCGGTTAATCCTGATGATGAATCAATCATTGCTATTGAGATTAACCCACGTGTGTCTCGCTCATCAGCGCTGGCTTCTAAAGCAACCGGTTATCCAATTGCTAAGATTGCAGCTAAGTTGGCGATTGGTTATAACTTGGATGAAATCGAAAATCAGATTACCAAAACCACATCGGCCTACTTTGAGCCAACTCTTGATTACGTTATTGTAAAAATTCCTCGCTGGAACTTCCAGAAATTTAAAGGAGCCAATAAAGAATTGGGCTTGCAGATGAAATCGGTAGGAGAGGTAATGGGTATTGGCCGTAGCTTTAACGAAGCTTTACAAAAAGCATGTCAGTCGTTGGAAATTAGCCGCAATGGTTTAGGTGCTGATGGAAAACAATTGAAGGATCTTGATAAAATCATGCAAAGCCTTGAGCGTCCAAGTTGGGATCGTTTATTCCATGTAAAAGATGCACTTGCATTAGGAGTTCCGGTTTCTTCTGTTCAAAAGGCTACTAAAATTGATCGTTGGTTCTTGATGCAAATTCAAGAATTGGTGCATCTAGAGCTTGAAGTTAAGCGTTATTCACTTGCTAATATTCCGAAAGACTTACTAATTAACGCTAAGCAAAAAGGCTATTCTGACTTACAGTTAGCGTATTTGTTAGGAGTTGAAGAGGACGATATTTATTACAAGCGTAAAGAATTAGGCATTAATAGGGTTTACAAAATGGTAGATACCTGTGCGGCTGAATTCCCTGCTCAAACACCTTATTATTATTCAACTTATGAGGGCGAAAATGAGTCGATTCCTTCTGATAAGAAAAAGATCATTGTATTAGGTTCAGGTCCTAACCGCATTGGTCAAGGTATTGAGTTCGACTACTCATGTGTTCACGGTTTATTGGCTGCTAAAGAAGCAGGTTATGAATCAATTATGGTGAACTGTAACCCAGAAACGGTGTCTACCGACTTTAACATGGCAGATAAATTATACTTTGAGCCTGTTTTCTGGGAGCACGTCCGTGAAATTATCGACCTTGAAAAACCTGAAGGTGTAATTGTTCAATTGGGCGGACAAACGGCTTTGAAAATGGCAGAGCTGTTGCACAAAAACAATATCAAAATCATCGGTACTTCATTCCCTGATATGGATGTTGCTGAAGATAGAGGTCGTTTCTCTGATCTTTTAAAAGATCTGGATATTCCTTACCCTAAATATGGTGTGGCTCACTCGGCAGATGAGGCTATTAAAGTGGCAAATGAGGTGGGTTATCCTGTATTGGTTCGTCCTAGCTACGTTTTAGGAGGCCAAGGTATGGAAATCGTTATAAACGATGAAGAGCTGGAGCGTGCAGTTGTGAAATTGTTGCGCCATATGCCTGATAACAAAATCCTGATTGACCATTTCCTTGATCGTGCCGAAGAATCAGAATCTGATTCTATTTGTGATGGTGATGACGTTCACATTGTAGGTTTAATGGAACATATTGAACCGGCAGGGATCCACTCAGGCGATTCAAGTGCAGTGTTGCCTCCATTTAGTTTGTCTGAGAATGTGAAGAGTAAAATGGTTGAGTACACTGTTAAGTTAGCGAAAGCATTAAATGTGCGTGGATTGCTTAACATCCAGTTTGCAGTAAAAGATGAGAACGTTTATGTAATTGAGGCTAACCCTCGTGCTTCACGTACGGTTCCGTTCATTGCTAAAGCGTATGATGTACCTTACATAAACATAGCAGCAAAGGTGATGTTGGGGGCTAATAAGCTAAAAGACTTTACCATTAAGGAAAAGTTGAATGGTTATGCCATTAAGGAGCCGGTGTTTTCATTTGATAAATTCCCAGAAGTGAATAAGGAACTTGGGCCTGAAATGAAATCTACTGGTGAAGCAATTCGTTTTATCAAAGATTTGGAAGACCCTTATTTCCGTCATTTGTACAAAGAAAAATCAATGTACTTGTCGAAATAA
- a CDS encoding carboxypeptidase-like regulatory domain-containing protein, producing MRNVLFGIVMLTGISAGLFAFKAIDHAGIKGKIVPSEGAATVWAIMGADSLRAPVNGGAFEFQNVKPGNYKVIVDAIEPLKDVQVEVTVPENKMVDLGEIKLVQ from the coding sequence ATGAGAAATGTATTGTTTGGAATTGTAATGCTAACAGGAATATCGGCAGGACTTTTTGCATTTAAAGCTATAGACCATGCAGGTATTAAAGGTAAAATTGTTCCTTCAGAAGGTGCAGCAACAGTTTGGGCAATAATGGGAGCCGACTCTTTACGTGCGCCGGTTAATGGTGGTGCCTTTGAGTTTCAAAATGTGAAACCTGGTAATTATAAAGTAATTGTGGATGCCATCGAGCCATTAAAAGATGTTCAGGTTGAAGTAACTGTTCCTGAAAATAAAATGGTAGATCTTGGAGAAATTAAACTTGTTCAATAA
- a CDS encoding M13 family metallopeptidase: protein MNLYRIPTNLILAGCLSAIALSCKHSNDLKVDLVKTNIDTTINPGKDFFLYANGNWIKNNPIPAAYSRWGIGNLVNDEIYEKLKKINEDAAKEKAAVNSNSQKIGDFWTAGMDTVAIEKQGITPIKADLNRINAISDIKGILNEIAYQHTIGNSPLFSMYVYQDMKNSEEMALYLNQGGIGLPDRDYYFNTDSRTKAIRDDYKGQHLIKMFKLSDLDETNSKSAAEGTYKLEENLAKASRKLEALRDPYANYNKMSVVDLNKLTPSINWIDLFSKMKIKKVDSVIVGQPEFFKQVEQSLKTASLNDWKNYLRWNYFSSCASYLNKAIDNENFRFYGTVLTGKKEQRPRWKRVLTSEESVMGEVLGQLYVKEFYSPKTKKRYENLVEAIRDAYKERIKKLDWMSENTKKKALEKLATMTKKVGYPDKWKDFSALKIDRSSYVENMKRGAAFWYDYNINKLGKPVDRTEWEMTPQTYNAYYNPSNNEIVLPAGIFLIPGWNDEDIDDAVVYGYAAASTIGHEITHGFDDQGSQFDAKGNLKKWWTPEDETKFKGRCKMIIKQFNEYKVLDSMHVNGDATQGENIADLGGILLGWDAFVKTEQYKKGEKINGLTPAQRYFLGYALGWLGHQRDENLANQIMTDVHSPANLRVNGPFANIPAFYEAFGIKQGDPMWRPDSLRVKIW from the coding sequence ATGAACCTTTACAGAATCCCCACCAATTTAATACTTGCAGGATGCTTATCGGCCATTGCGCTCAGTTGCAAGCATTCTAACGATTTAAAAGTAGACCTGGTAAAAACCAACATTGACACAACAATAAATCCAGGTAAAGATTTTTTCCTGTATGCAAATGGCAATTGGATAAAAAATAACCCTATTCCGGCAGCATATAGCCGCTGGGGAATTGGTAATTTGGTAAATGATGAGATTTATGAAAAGCTGAAAAAGATTAATGAAGATGCAGCCAAGGAAAAGGCCGCCGTAAACAGCAACTCTCAAAAAATCGGAGATTTCTGGACTGCAGGTATGGACACCGTTGCCATAGAAAAGCAAGGAATCACCCCTATTAAAGCTGACCTGAACCGAATAAATGCCATTAGCGACATTAAGGGTATTCTGAATGAAATTGCTTATCAACATACCATTGGCAACAGTCCGCTGTTCAGCATGTATGTATATCAGGATATGAAGAATAGTGAGGAGATGGCACTTTACCTTAACCAAGGCGGCATTGGACTTCCCGACAGAGACTATTACTTTAATACCGATAGTCGTACCAAAGCAATAAGAGATGATTACAAAGGACAGCACTTAATCAAAATGTTTAAACTGTCGGACCTTGATGAGACAAATTCAAAATCAGCGGCAGAAGGAACTTATAAATTGGAAGAAAACTTGGCAAAAGCCTCTCGTAAACTGGAGGCCTTACGTGACCCGTATGCTAACTATAACAAAATGTCAGTTGTTGATCTGAATAAACTAACTCCAAGTATTAATTGGATTGACTTATTCAGCAAAATGAAAATCAAGAAGGTGGATTCTGTCATTGTGGGTCAGCCTGAATTTTTCAAACAAGTTGAACAAAGTTTAAAAACTGCTTCACTAAATGATTGGAAGAATTATTTACGCTGGAATTATTTCAGCTCATGTGCATCTTACCTCAATAAAGCTATTGATAATGAAAACTTCCGCTTTTATGGCACTGTATTAACCGGAAAAAAAGAACAGCGTCCACGCTGGAAGCGCGTTCTTACTTCGGAAGAATCGGTAATGGGCGAGGTTTTGGGACAGTTGTACGTAAAAGAATTTTATTCACCAAAAACCAAAAAACGCTATGAAAATTTAGTTGAAGCAATTCGTGACGCTTATAAAGAGCGCATCAAAAAACTGGATTGGATGAGTGAAAATACCAAGAAGAAAGCATTGGAAAAGCTTGCAACAATGACCAAGAAAGTCGGGTATCCTGATAAATGGAAAGATTTTTCAGCCTTAAAAATAGACCGTAGCTCATATGTTGAAAACATGAAACGTGGAGCTGCTTTTTGGTATGACTATAATATTAACAAGCTGGGTAAACCGGTTGACCGGACCGAATGGGAAATGACTCCTCAAACTTACAATGCTTACTACAACCCCTCAAATAATGAAATCGTTCTTCCTGCTGGCATTTTCTTAATTCCAGGGTGGAATGATGAAGATATTGATGATGCAGTTGTTTACGGTTATGCTGCTGCATCTACCATTGGGCACGAAATCACCCATGGGTTTGATGACCAGGGCAGCCAGTTTGACGCTAAAGGAAACCTTAAAAAATGGTGGACTCCAGAAGATGAAACCAAGTTTAAAGGGCGTTGCAAAATGATTATAAAGCAATTTAATGAATATAAAGTGCTTGATAGCATGCATGTAAACGGAGACGCTACACAAGGAGAAAATATAGCCGATCTGGGTGGCATTTTATTAGGATGGGATGCATTTGTAAAAACAGAACAATACAAGAAAGGAGAGAAAATCAATGGATTAACTCCGGCTCAACGCTATTTCCTCGGTTATGCACTTGGCTGGCTCGGACATCAACGTGATGAAAATCTGGCTAACCAAATTATGACCGATGTTCATTCTCCGGCTAACCTTCGGGTAAACGGTCCTTTTGCTAATATTCCTGCATTTTATGAAGCATTTGGAATAAAACAAGGCGACCCAATGTGGCGACCCGATAGTTTGCGTGTAAAGATTTGGTAG
- a CDS encoding AAA family ATPase has product MMQLKTHNPPSTIKKFAIIGPESTGKSTMAQYLATYFNTVWVPEYAREYCEGLDRDCTMEDEINMFYGQLALEEKLIPQANNLLICDVTVLTVKIWCDEVFGFTPDFVVEEIKNRHYDHYLLMDIDNPWEEDPLRNFPEKREFFFEVYKKELEAIKATYTIIKGQGQQRFDNGVNAILAFSQVF; this is encoded by the coding sequence ATGATGCAGCTCAAAACTCACAATCCTCCATCAACTATTAAGAAATTTGCAATTATTGGCCCCGAATCAACAGGAAAGTCAACAATGGCTCAGTATTTAGCCACCTACTTTAATACCGTTTGGGTACCCGAATACGCAAGGGAATATTGTGAAGGATTAGATAGAGATTGTACAATGGAGGATGAAATCAATATGTTTTATGGCCAGCTGGCACTCGAAGAAAAATTAATCCCACAAGCAAACAATCTCCTAATTTGTGATGTTACTGTCCTAACAGTTAAGATTTGGTGTGATGAAGTTTTTGGATTCACTCCTGATTTTGTTGTTGAGGAGATCAAAAACAGACACTATGACCACTATCTACTAATGGACATCGACAACCCATGGGAAGAAGATCCTCTGCGTAATTTTCCGGAAAAACGGGAATTCTTCTTTGAGGTTTACAAAAAAGAACTCGAAGCAATCAAGGCCACCTATACAATAATTAAGGGGCAGGGGCAACAACGTTTTGACAATGGAGTCAATGCCATTCTTGCCTTCAGTCAGGTTTTTTAA
- a CDS encoding DinB family protein, which produces MKEQFEMLRKTRKSLLDLIGDLTIEQLNEVPAGFNNNIAWNLSHLVAAQQGVCYLRSNNKMIIDESYFSSYKPGSKPEGIISADEIEKTRDLLLGTIDQFEADYNNQLLSNYTPWTTRYGTELRTIEDATTFLLYHEGLHLGYIMALKRLVAIKENV; this is translated from the coding sequence ATGAAAGAACAATTTGAAATGCTTAGAAAAACAAGAAAAAGCTTACTTGACCTTATTGGAGACTTAACGATTGAACAATTAAACGAAGTTCCTGCAGGCTTTAATAATAACATCGCTTGGAACCTTAGTCACCTTGTTGCGGCACAACAGGGTGTTTGTTATTTGCGTTCAAACAATAAAATGATTATTGACGAAAGCTACTTTTCCAGCTATAAGCCGGGATCGAAACCTGAAGGAATTATCAGTGCGGATGAAATCGAAAAAACAAGAGATCTTCTTTTAGGCACAATTGATCAGTTTGAAGCAGATTATAACAATCAGCTGCTTTCTAATTATACCCCCTGGACAACGCGTTATGGCACCGAACTACGTACTATTGAAGATGCCACCACTTTTTTACTTTATCACGAAGGGCTTCATTTAGGTTATATTATGGCACTGAAGAGACTCGTAGCCATAAAAGAAAATGTATAG